A part of Magnetospirillum sp. ME-1 genomic DNA contains:
- the msbA gene encoding lipid A export permease/ATP-binding protein MsbA — MSKQKISFDHSTWVLVRRLFNEGMRPYMGKVMAAVFCMVVGAAANAGYALLMDPVVNKIFTEKRPEFLLPLAAAVLATFAVKSVCNYGEAVFLSKVGLRVIADMQARLFAHLMRLDVAFFHANSTGRILSRLTNDISQMRFAVSDALTGAGKDASSVIFLIGAMFYQDWRLSAWTFFIFPIAILPIRKLGRRMRKVTANTQDHMGQLTTYLEQAIQGIRVVKAYGMEEYEKRKVGALVEMLQDLIYKAARVRSASSPIMELLGGIAITVVILYGGTRVVAGETTPGAFFSFITALMLAYRPIKSLAAMNTNLQEGLAAAARTFSVLDTHPSIVEKDGSPDLVVLEGKVSFEGVFFTYDGAKAVLDGIDLPVPGGKTVALVGPSGAGKSTVLNLLPRFYDVTDGRVLVDGQDVRGVSLASLRAKIALVSQEITLFDDTIRANIAYGRFGATDEEIEAAARSAAAHDFIIGLPEGYDTVVGERGLNLSGGQRQRLAIARAMLKNAPILLLDEATSALDTESERQVQTALELLMKGRTTIVIAHRLSTVVNADLIHVLDKGRVIESGDHNALMARDGTYARLYAMQFAEEAARPVGG; from the coding sequence TTGAGCAAGCAGAAGATTTCCTTCGACCATTCCACCTGGGTCCTGGTGCGCCGCCTGTTCAACGAGGGCATGCGCCCCTATATGGGCAAGGTCATGGCCGCCGTGTTCTGCATGGTGGTGGGCGCCGCCGCCAACGCGGGCTATGCCCTGCTGATGGACCCGGTGGTCAACAAGATCTTCACCGAGAAGCGCCCCGAATTCCTGCTGCCGCTGGCGGCCGCCGTGCTGGCCACTTTCGCGGTCAAGTCGGTGTGCAATTACGGTGAGGCGGTGTTCCTGTCCAAAGTGGGCCTGCGCGTCATCGCCGACATGCAGGCGCGCCTGTTCGCCCACCTGATGCGCCTCGACGTCGCCTTCTTTCACGCCAATTCCACGGGCCGCATCCTGTCGCGCCTGACCAACGACATCTCGCAGATGCGCTTCGCGGTGTCCGACGCGCTGACGGGGGCGGGCAAGGACGCCTCGTCGGTGATCTTCCTGATCGGCGCCATGTTCTACCAGGACTGGCGGCTGTCGGCCTGGACCTTCTTCATCTTCCCCATCGCCATCCTGCCCATCCGCAAGCTGGGCCGGCGCATGCGCAAGGTCACCGCCAACACCCAGGACCACATGGGCCAGCTCACCACCTATCTGGAGCAGGCCATCCAGGGCATCCGGGTGGTCAAGGCCTATGGCATGGAGGAGTACGAGAAGCGCAAGGTGGGCGCCCTGGTGGAGATGCTCCAGGACCTGATCTACAAGGCGGCCCGGGTGCGCTCGGCCTCCTCGCCCATCATGGAGCTTCTGGGCGGCATCGCCATCACCGTGGTGATCCTGTACGGCGGCACGCGGGTGGTGGCGGGCGAGACCACGCCCGGCGCCTTCTTCTCGTTCATCACCGCCCTGATGCTGGCCTATCGCCCCATCAAGTCGCTGGCGGCCATGAACACCAACCTGCAGGAAGGCCTGGCGGCGGCGGCGCGCACCTTCTCGGTGCTCGACACCCACCCCTCCATCGTCGAGAAGGACGGCTCCCCCGATCTGGTGGTGCTGGAGGGCAAGGTCAGCTTCGAAGGCGTGTTCTTCACCTATGACGGCGCCAAGGCGGTGCTGGACGGTATCGACCTCCCCGTGCCCGGCGGCAAGACCGTGGCCCTGGTGGGGCCGTCGGGCGCCGGCAAGTCCACGGTGCTGAACCTGCTGCCCCGCTTCTACGACGTCACCGACGGACGCGTGCTGGTGGACGGCCAGGACGTGCGCGGCGTCAGCCTCGCCTCGCTTCGCGCCAAGATCGCCCTGGTCAGCCAGGAGATCACCCTGTTCGACGACACCATCCGCGCCAACATCGCCTATGGCCGCTTCGGCGCCACCGACGAGGAGATCGAGGCCGCCGCCCGTTCGGCCGCCGCCCACGACTTCATCATCGGCCTGCCCGAGGGCTACGACACCGTGGTGGGCGAGCGCGGCCTGAACCTGTCGGGCGGCCAGCGCCAGCGCCTGGCCATCGCGCGCGCCATGCTGAAGAACGCCCCCATCCTGCTGCTGGACGAAGCCACCAGCGCGCTGGACACCGAATCCGAGCGCCAGGTGCAGACCGCGCTGGAATTGCTGATGAAGGGCCGCACCACCATCGTCATCGCCCACCGCCTGTCCACCGTGGTCAACGCCGACCTGATTCACGTGCTGGACAAGGGACGGGTGATCGAATCCGGCGACCACAACGCCCTGATGGCCAGGGACGGGACTTATGCCCGCCTCTACGCCATGCAGTTCGCCGAGGAAGCCGCCAGACCCGTCGGAGGCTGA
- a CDS encoding lysophospholipid acyltransferase family protein, with amino-acid sequence MSWAKRIGKSEGLRGLLCWLGSLYIRFVYLSGRWSVINGGHAQVLWDSGQPFILAFWHGRILMMPKSWRRSVPIHMLISQHRDGQLIARTVSHFGIDTVQGSTTRGGSAALRAMLKFLKSGECVGITPDGPKGPRMRASDGIVAVAKLSGVPILPATFATSRRKLLRSWDRFALALPFSRGVFVWGAPILVPKDADETAMESARRAVEDSLNAITRDADARMGQDTPEPASVEGAS; translated from the coding sequence ATGAGCTGGGCCAAGCGCATCGGCAAGAGCGAGGGATTGCGCGGGCTGCTGTGCTGGCTGGGCTCGCTCTACATCCGCTTCGTCTACCTCAGCGGCCGCTGGAGCGTGATCAACGGCGGCCATGCCCAGGTGCTGTGGGACTCCGGCCAGCCCTTCATCCTGGCCTTCTGGCACGGCCGCATCCTGATGATGCCCAAGTCGTGGCGACGAAGCGTGCCCATCCACATGCTGATCAGCCAGCACAGGGACGGCCAACTGATCGCGCGGACCGTGTCCCATTTCGGCATCGACACCGTCCAGGGCTCCACCACCCGGGGCGGCAGCGCCGCGCTGCGGGCCATGCTGAAATTCCTGAAGTCCGGGGAATGCGTCGGCATCACCCCCGACGGCCCCAAGGGGCCGCGCATGCGGGCCAGCGACGGCATCGTGGCGGTGGCCAAGCTGTCGGGAGTGCCCATCCTGCCCGCCACCTTCGCCACCAGCCGCCGCAAGCTGCTGCGCAGCTGGGACCGCTTCGCATTGGCGCTTCCCTTCTCGCGCGGGGTCTTCGTCTGGGGCGCCCCCATCCTGGTGCCCAAGGATGCCGATGAAACGGCCATGGAATCCGCCCGTCGGGCGGTGGAGGACAGCCTCAACGCCATCACGCGGGACGCCGATGCCCGCATGGGCCAGGACACGCCGGAGCCTGCTTCGGTCGAGGGGGCCTCATGA
- a CDS encoding BPSL0067 family protein yields the protein MPNNYDSNQPRDDHGRWSKTASEHGYVVKDFEAKMAKVIAGNTQVGESSECVALVKHLAPEVGRAADWQEGPPIRDFGVPPLERGTPIATFKNGRYPNKSSGNHAAIFLEYGVHDGQRGIWVFDQSKNDPPQKTFKQFPGRAEHYSVIKRK from the coding sequence ATGCCGAACAATTACGACTCCAACCAGCCCCGCGACGACCATGGCCGCTGGTCCAAGACCGCGTCCGAGCACGGATACGTGGTCAAGGACTTTGAAGCCAAGATGGCCAAGGTCATCGCCGGCAACACGCAAGTGGGCGAGAGCAGCGAATGCGTCGCCCTGGTCAAGCACCTCGCTCCCGAGGTCGGCCGCGCCGCCGACTGGCAGGAAGGCCCGCCCATCCGCGATTTCGGCGTCCCGCCGCTGGAGCGCGGCACGCCCATCGCCACCTTCAAGAACGGCCGCTACCCGAACAAGAGCAGCGGCAACCATGCCGCCATCTTTCTGGAATATGGGGTTCACGATGGTCAGAGAGGGATATGGGTATTCGATCAGTCGAAGAATGATCCGCCCCAGAAAACGTTCAAACAATTCCCGGGACGAGCCGAGCACTATTCCGTTATCAAGCGCAAATGA
- a CDS encoding 3-deoxy-D-manno-octulosonic acid transferase: MIYRLYRGLTTMGGPLITAYLERRKARGKEDAARFPERLGHPGQPRPNGPLVWMHGASVGEALSMLPLVDRLLARGLGVLMTTGTVTSARLLAERLPKGALHQYVPVDRIAFVRSFLNHWRPDLALWAESEYWPNLLAETRHRGIPQVLIQGRMSAKSFAAWKKVPGFIHKMLSGFALCLAQTESDAGRIRTLGGRDVRCLGNLKYAVAPLPCDTAALERLRAEIARRPVWLAASTHPGEEALAGRVHEALGLPGLLTIIIPRHHTRGSEVAAEMRAQGLGVALRSAGEAITPETAVYIADTMGELGLFYRLGGPVFVGKSLCVGGGQNPFEPALLGAAVLFGPLMDNFPDMAPSMLAAGAALRVRDEGELAVTIRALLADPQALLAAGTAARTWAEGEAGILDQVMEALAPFLEALEAAHARP; this comes from the coding sequence ATGATCTACCGCCTGTACCGGGGACTGACCACCATGGGCGGGCCGCTGATCACCGCCTATCTGGAGCGGCGCAAGGCCCGCGGCAAGGAGGATGCCGCCCGGTTTCCGGAGCGCCTGGGCCATCCCGGCCAGCCCCGCCCCAATGGGCCATTGGTGTGGATGCACGGCGCCTCGGTGGGCGAGGCGCTGTCCATGCTGCCGCTGGTGGACCGCCTGCTGGCCCGGGGCCTGGGCGTGCTGATGACCACCGGCACCGTGACCTCGGCCCGGCTGCTGGCCGAGCGGCTGCCCAAGGGCGCGCTGCATCAATACGTTCCGGTGGACCGGATCGCCTTTGTGCGCTCGTTCCTCAACCACTGGCGGCCCGACCTGGCGCTGTGGGCGGAATCCGAGTACTGGCCCAATCTGCTGGCCGAGACCCGCCACCGGGGCATTCCCCAGGTGCTGATCCAGGGCCGCATGTCGGCCAAATCCTTCGCCGCCTGGAAGAAGGTTCCCGGCTTCATCCACAAGATGCTGTCGGGCTTCGCGCTCTGCCTGGCCCAGACCGAATCCGACGCCGGGCGCATCCGGACTCTGGGCGGGCGCGACGTGCGCTGCCTGGGCAACCTCAAATACGCGGTGGCGCCCCTGCCCTGCGACACGGCTGCGCTGGAACGCCTGCGGGCCGAGATCGCCAGACGGCCGGTGTGGCTGGCGGCCAGTACCCATCCGGGCGAGGAGGCTCTGGCCGGGCGGGTGCATGAAGCCCTGGGACTGCCCGGTCTGCTGACCATCATCATTCCCCGTCACCACACCCGTGGGTCCGAGGTGGCGGCTGAAATGCGCGCCCAGGGCCTTGGCGTGGCCTTGCGCTCCGCCGGCGAGGCCATCACGCCGGAAACGGCGGTCTACATCGCCGACACCATGGGCGAGTTGGGGCTGTTCTATCGCTTAGGGGGACCGGTCTTCGTGGGCAAGAGCCTCTGCGTCGGCGGCGGCCAGAACCCCTTCGAGCCCGCCCTGCTGGGCGCCGCCGTGCTGTTCGGCCCGCTGATGGACAACTTCCCCGACATGGCGCCCTCCATGCTGGCGGCCGGCGCCGCGCTGCGGGTCAGGGACGAGGGCGAACTGGCCGTGACAATCCGCGCCCTGCTGGCCGACCCGCAGGCGCTGCTGGCGGCGGGAACGGCGGCCAGGACCTGGGCCGAGGGCGAGGCCGGCATCCTGGACCAGGTGATGGAGGCGCTCGCCCCCTTCCTTGAAGCCCTGGAGGCCGCCCATGCGCGCCCCTGA
- the lpxK gene encoding tetraacyldisaccharide 4'-kinase, whose amino-acid sequence MRAPDFWHKDNAIARMLAPLGAVYGWAVRRNLERAEEYRPAVPVICIGNIVAGGAGKTPVGIALARRLIAAGVKPHFLTRGYGGTEVGPRAVDLDRHDSVRVGDEALLLAREAPTWVARWRPDGAVAAAQMGADVIIMDDGFQNGSIAKDLSLVVVDGEYGFGNGRTMPAGPCREPPDQGLARADAMVVIGEDRCGLAGMARAHHLPLLAARLVPGPDGAALKGRKVVAFAGIGRPEKFFATLKQCGARLTADHSFPDHHPFARADIEALLAEAESNEATLVTTAKDAVRLPADLRARVTVLGVALDWEDPSLLTPLLDRIGVTA is encoded by the coding sequence ATGCGCGCCCCTGATTTCTGGCACAAGGACAACGCCATCGCCCGAATGCTGGCCCCGCTGGGGGCCGTCTACGGCTGGGCGGTGCGCCGCAACCTGGAACGGGCCGAGGAATACCGCCCCGCCGTGCCGGTGATCTGCATCGGCAACATCGTGGCCGGCGGGGCCGGCAAGACGCCGGTGGGCATCGCGCTGGCGCGGCGCCTGATCGCCGCCGGGGTGAAGCCCCATTTCCTCACCCGCGGCTATGGCGGCACCGAGGTGGGTCCCCGCGCCGTGGACCTGGACCGCCATGACAGCGTCCGGGTCGGCGACGAGGCGCTGCTGCTGGCCCGCGAGGCGCCCACCTGGGTGGCGCGCTGGCGGCCCGACGGAGCGGTGGCCGCCGCCCAGATGGGCGCCGACGTGATCATCATGGACGACGGTTTCCAGAACGGCTCCATCGCCAAGGATCTGTCGCTGGTGGTGGTGGACGGCGAATACGGCTTCGGCAATGGCCGCACCATGCCGGCCGGGCCGTGCCGCGAGCCCCCCGACCAGGGTCTGGCCCGCGCCGACGCCATGGTGGTGATCGGCGAGGACAGATGCGGACTGGCCGGGATGGCCCGCGCCCACCATCTGCCGCTGCTGGCCGCCCGGCTGGTTCCCGGCCCCGATGGCGCCGCGCTGAAGGGCCGCAAGGTGGTGGCTTTCGCCGGCATCGGCCGGCCCGAGAAGTTCTTCGCCACCTTGAAACAGTGCGGGGCGCGGCTGACCGCCGATCATTCCTTTCCCGACCACCACCCCTTCGCCCGCGCCGACATCGAGGCGCTGCTGGCCGAGGCCGAGAGCAACGAGGCCACCCTGGTCACCACTGCCAAGGATGCGGTGCGCCTGCCCGCCGATCTGCGCGCCCGCGTCACCGTGCTCGGCGTGGCTCTGGACTGGGAGGACCCTTCCCTGCTAACTCCCCTGCTGGACCGCATCGGAGTGACGGCATGA
- a CDS encoding lysophospholipid acyltransferase family protein has protein sequence MTKKELRQRLEALGARMVWGLFALLPLDAASGLGGWLGRAIGPLLGVNRVARRNLKAAFPDKSDAEIAAIIADMWEHLGRVAAEFSHLKRIATERVELVGGEYIDLLRDDGKAGIFISGHMGNWELNGAVAAVRGLPLHLIYRAANNPWVEDLYRKGRADASYALIQKGPEGARQALMVLKNGGHLGMLVDQKMNDGVPIPFFGRDAMTAPAQAAFATKFKCPLVPARVERIRGANFRVTVFPPMEMPGTGIGHEDNRILLTRINAMFEDWIRERPEQWLWVHRRWPE, from the coding sequence ATGACGAAGAAGGAACTGCGCCAACGCCTGGAGGCCCTGGGGGCCCGGATGGTGTGGGGACTGTTCGCTCTGCTGCCGCTGGACGCCGCCTCGGGGCTGGGCGGTTGGCTGGGCCGCGCCATCGGGCCGCTGCTGGGCGTCAACCGGGTGGCGCGGCGAAACCTCAAGGCCGCCTTCCCGGACAAGTCCGATGCCGAGATCGCGGCCATCATCGCCGACATGTGGGAGCATCTCGGCCGGGTGGCCGCCGAGTTCTCCCACCTGAAGCGCATCGCCACCGAGCGGGTGGAACTGGTCGGCGGAGAGTACATCGACCTGCTGCGTGACGACGGAAAGGCCGGCATCTTCATCTCGGGCCACATGGGCAATTGGGAATTGAACGGCGCGGTGGCCGCCGTTCGCGGCCTGCCCCTGCACCTGATCTACCGGGCCGCCAACAATCCCTGGGTCGAGGACCTTTACCGCAAGGGCCGGGCCGACGCCTCCTACGCCCTGATCCAGAAGGGACCGGAAGGCGCCCGCCAGGCGCTGATGGTGCTGAAGAATGGCGGGCATCTCGGCATGCTGGTGGACCAGAAGATGAATGACGGGGTGCCCATCCCCTTCTTCGGCCGCGACGCCATGACCGCCCCGGCCCAGGCCGCCTTCGCCACCAAGTTCAAATGCCCCCTGGTCCCCGCCCGGGTCGAGCGGATCAGGGGCGCGAATTTCCGCGTCACCGTCTTTCCGCCCATGGAGATGCCGGGCACCGGCATTGGGCACGAGGACAACCGCATCCTGCTCACCCGCATCAACGCCATGTTCGAAGACTGGATCCGCGAGCGGCCCGAGCAATGGCTGTGGGTCCACCGGCGCTGGCCGGAATGA
- a CDS encoding SAM-dependent methyltransferase: MSGEFTAYLAAPGFEDDLRVELGDISAEYGRLMLAPGPARPAAWAQNIWHEPKMLEVASIGEAAKALKAIQRNWWPYEFHLHRRTALLVEKLPKVSARPLVFGQPAPAAPLGSFTWVDEGHVLAAAACSSRFPNGEAAFIEDRETPPSRAYLKLWEALTLAGRMPGPGQTCVDLGACPGGWTWVLAATGARVISVDKAPLAPNVAAMPNVEYRQGSAFGIEPAEIGPVDWLCSDVICYPERLLRLVERWLDSGLARNFICTLKFQGATDHATARAFAAIPGSRLLHLAHNKHELTWMRLGDAACHPMSFGVNQ, encoded by the coding sequence ATGAGCGGCGAGTTCACCGCCTATCTGGCCGCGCCCGGCTTCGAGGACGATCTGCGGGTCGAACTGGGCGATATCTCGGCCGAATACGGCCGGCTGATGCTGGCGCCCGGCCCGGCCCGCCCGGCCGCCTGGGCGCAGAACATCTGGCACGAGCCGAAGATGCTGGAGGTGGCCTCCATCGGCGAGGCGGCCAAGGCCTTGAAGGCCATCCAGCGCAACTGGTGGCCCTACGAGTTCCATCTTCACCGCCGCACCGCGCTCCTGGTGGAAAAGCTGCCCAAGGTCTCGGCCAGGCCGCTGGTCTTCGGCCAGCCCGCGCCGGCCGCGCCGCTGGGCTCGTTCACCTGGGTCGACGAGGGCCATGTACTGGCCGCCGCCGCCTGTTCCAGCCGCTTTCCCAACGGCGAGGCCGCCTTCATCGAGGACCGCGAGACGCCGCCCAGCCGCGCCTATCTCAAGCTGTGGGAAGCCCTGACCCTGGCAGGCCGAATGCCGGGACCGGGGCAGACCTGCGTCGATCTGGGAGCCTGTCCCGGCGGCTGGACCTGGGTGCTGGCCGCCACCGGGGCCCGGGTGATCAGCGTGGACAAGGCGCCGCTGGCCCCCAACGTCGCCGCCATGCCCAATGTGGAATACCGGCAGGGCAGCGCCTTCGGCATCGAGCCGGCCGAGATCGGCCCGGTGGACTGGCTGTGCTCGGACGTCATCTGCTATCCCGAACGCCTGCTGCGGCTGGTGGAGCGCTGGCTGGACAGCGGACTGGCCCGCAATTTCATCTGCACCCTGAAGTTCCAGGGCGCCACCGACCACGCCACCGCGCGGGCCTTCGCCGCCATTCCCGGCTCGCGCCTGCTGCATCTGGCCCACAACAAACACGAGTTGACCTGGATGCGGCTCGGGGATGCGGCTTGCCACCCTATGTCCTTCGGAGTAAACCAGTAG
- a CDS encoding NupC/NupG family nucleoside CNT transporter — translation MTGQGLIGVALLVAIAFLLSEDRRAVSWRVVAAGLAVQLGLALLLLKVPAAKMLFLALDRAVDALQTATRAGTSFVFGYVGGAPAPWTASNPASGFILAFQALPLVLLMSALSALLYHWRILPVVVRAASRLLEKSMGVGGAVGVSASATAFLGMIEAPLLIRPYMALLSRGELFLVMTAGMSTIAGTVMVLYATFLDGIIPDAIGHLLTASLISVPAGLMIGKVMVPDAAHTGAGRLDDVHHYAGSMDAVVQGTMDGVRLLVGIVAMLVVLVALVSLANAGLKLLPEVAGAPLTLQRALGWVMAPVVWSMGIPAAEMMTAGALMGTKTVLNELLAYLELAHLPDGALSPRSRLIMTYGLCGFANLGSLGILIAGLSVMAPERRAEIVAMGGRSILAGTLASCLTGAMVGLLL, via the coding sequence ATGACCGGCCAGGGCCTCATCGGCGTCGCCCTCCTGGTCGCGATAGCGTTCCTGCTGTCCGAGGACCGCCGCGCGGTGTCGTGGCGGGTCGTCGCCGCCGGGCTGGCGGTGCAACTGGGCCTCGCCCTGCTGCTGCTCAAGGTTCCCGCCGCCAAGATGCTGTTCCTCGCCCTGGACCGGGCGGTGGACGCGCTGCAGACCGCCACGCGGGCCGGCACCAGCTTCGTGTTCGGCTATGTGGGCGGCGCGCCCGCGCCGTGGACGGCGTCCAATCCCGCCTCGGGCTTCATCCTCGCCTTCCAGGCCCTGCCGCTGGTGCTGCTGATGAGCGCGCTGTCGGCCCTGCTCTATCACTGGCGCATCCTGCCGGTGGTGGTGCGCGCCGCCTCCCGCCTTCTGGAAAAGTCCATGGGCGTGGGCGGCGCGGTGGGCGTGTCGGCGTCGGCCACCGCCTTTCTCGGCATGATCGAGGCGCCGCTGCTGATCCGCCCCTACATGGCGCTCCTGTCCCGGGGCGAGCTGTTCCTGGTGATGACGGCGGGCATGTCCACCATCGCCGGAACCGTGATGGTGCTCTACGCCACCTTCCTGGACGGCATCATTCCCGACGCCATCGGCCATCTGCTGACCGCCTCGCTGATCTCGGTGCCCGCCGGCCTGATGATCGGCAAGGTCATGGTGCCCGATGCCGCCCATACCGGCGCCGGACGGCTGGATGACGTCCACCATTACGCCGGCTCCATGGACGCGGTGGTCCAAGGCACCATGGACGGCGTCCGCCTGCTGGTCGGCATCGTCGCCATGCTGGTGGTCCTGGTCGCCCTGGTCAGCCTGGCCAATGCCGGGCTGAAGCTGCTGCCCGAGGTGGCCGGCGCGCCGCTGACGCTCCAGCGCGCCCTGGGCTGGGTCATGGCGCCGGTGGTGTGGAGCATGGGCATTCCGGCCGCCGAGATGATGACGGCCGGCGCCCTGATGGGCACCAAGACGGTGCTGAACGAGCTGCTGGCCTATCTGGAGCTGGCCCATTTGCCGGACGGCGCGCTGTCGCCGCGCTCCCGTCTCATCATGACCTACGGCCTGTGCGGATTCGCCAATCTCGGTTCGCTGGGGATTCTGATCGCCGGCCTGTCGGTGATGGCGCCCGAGCGCCGGGCGGAGATCGTCGCCATGGGCGGCAGATCAATCCTTGCGGGAACTTTGGCGAGCTGCCTGACCGGCGCGATGGTCGGGCTTCTGCTGTGA